GTGCCGACCGCCGCAAACGTGACCGCGCGCACGACGAGATCGAGATCGGCGCTCGGCGCGACGATCATCCCGTTGTTGCCGCCGAGTTCGAGGATGCCGCGCGCGAGACGCTGGCTCAGCACCTTCGCGACCTCGGTGCCCATCCGCACGCTGCCCGTCGCGCTGACGACCGGCACCTTCTTCGACGAGGTCAGCACCTCGCCGACATCGCGCGTGCCGAGCACCAGCTGATGCAGCCCTTCGGGCGCGACGCCCGGATGGGTCTTGTCGAACTCGCGCAGCGCCTTGCCGAGCAGCACGTGGCATGCGATCGCGGTGAGCGGCGTCTTTTCCGACGGCTTCCACACGACCGGATCGCCGCACACGAACGCGAGCGCCGCATTCCATGCCCACACCGCGACCGGGAAGTTGAACGCCGAAATCACGCCGCACACGCCGATCGGGTGCCACGTTTCCATCATCCGGTGACCCGGACGCTCCGACGCGATCGTCAGGCCGTAGAGCTGGCGCGACAGGCCGACCGCGAAATCGCAGATGTCGATCATTTCCTGCACTTCGCCGAGGCCTTCCGACGCGATCTTGCCGGCCTCGAGCGTGACGAGGCGGCCGAGCGCGGCCTTGTGCTCGCGCAGCACGTTGCCGAACACGCGTACCAGCTCGCCGCGCACCGGCGCAGGCACCGTGCGCCACTTGAGGAATGCGTCGTGCGCGGCGTCGATCTTGCGCTCGGCCTCGGCGGGCGTGTCGACCGCCAGCGTCGCGAGCGTCGCGCCGTCGAGCGGCGAACGCGCGGTCAGCGCGTTGCCTTTCCACTGGGCGAGATCGATGTCGAGCGCAGCAAGAATGTCGTTGAATTGCATCACTTCCTCTTCAGGGACAGATTGATCGGTGCGGCGGCGACGCCGCCCGCGTGATTCGATTGGAGCGCGTTCGCGCGCCTTGTGCAAGCGGATGCGCGCACCGCCGCGCCGTTGCGCGATGCCGCGCACGAACTGCGGCATCGCCGCCGCCGAGGCGGCCGGCCGGCACGCCCATGCGCTCGCGGCGCACGATCCATGGACGACATTGTGGGTGGCCACAAGTCGGGCGGCTATTGATATTAACTCACCACTTCATTCGAAAAACGCAAGACCGCGGGCGTATCGGCGACCGTCTCGGGC
The sequence above is a segment of the Burkholderia multivorans ATCC BAA-247 genome. Coding sequences within it:
- a CDS encoding aldehyde dehydrogenase family protein, yielding MQFNDILAALDIDLAQWKGNALTARSPLDGATLATLAVDTPAEAERKIDAAHDAFLKWRTVPAPVRGELVRVFGNVLREHKAALGRLVTLEAGKIASEGLGEVQEMIDICDFAVGLSRQLYGLTIASERPGHRMMETWHPIGVCGVISAFNFPVAVWAWNAALAFVCGDPVVWKPSEKTPLTAIACHVLLGKALREFDKTHPGVAPEGLHQLVLGTRDVGEVLTSSKKVPVVSATGSVRMGTEVAKVLSQRLARGILELGGNNGMIVAPSADLDLVVRAVTFAAVGTAGQRCTTLRRLIVHRSIVDQLLPRLEKAYASVKVGNPLEEGTLVGPLVDRASFDAMQKALADAREQGGEVKGGERVDVGHADAYYVRPAIVRMPKQSAVVERETFAPILYVMVYDNFDDAIAVHNAVPQGLSSAIFTNDMREAEQFMSAAGSDCGIVNVNIGTSGAEIGGAFGGEKETGGGRESGSDAWKAYMRRATNTINYSRELPLAQGVKFDV